In Sphingobacterium sp. lm-10, the DNA window AAAGGCAATTGTTGTGCCGCGTTATCCTGTTCAGTGATCTGATATAAAGTATCCCAGTTTTGTGGTATAGCCGTCTTTTTCTCAAAACCAAGCGCATAGTCTGCACTTCTGGTAGATGTGCGCGTAGCGTTGCCGCCGCCTTCTGCTTCAAATGGATTAAAGCTAGGATTGAACGTAATCGTTGGTGCTTGAATCTCGTCCAATGGCTTTTGAGAAATCATATGGTTAAAACTCGTCTCCTGATTAAAGTCCAAAGTGGGTGCGATATTATATCGGCCTAATGAGCGCTTTACAGCAGAACGCAAAATAGCGTAGATGGATTTCTCATCTTCGTACTTGATCTCTGTTTTGGTCGGGTGCACGTTGATATCTATCTTTGCCGGATCAATATCAATACATAACACATAGAATGGGAATGAGTCTGACGGGAGAATGTCTTCAAAGGCATTCATAACGGCATGATTCAGATAGGGATCTTTCACAAAGCGTTTGTTCACAAAGAAAAACTGCTCTCCGCGTGTTTTTTTTGCAAATTCTGGCTTGCCCACAAAACCCTGAACGCGTAGGATCGTGGTATCTTCTTCCACAGGCACCAACCGTTGATTATAGCTATTTCCAAACAAATGTACAATGCGCTGTTTGAGAACTTCCTTCGGCAAACGAAATACCTCATTGCCATCGCTGTGTAAGGAGAAGCTGATCTCGGGATGCGCTAGTGCGACCCGTTGAAATTCATCAATGATATGCCGCATTTCCACCGCGTTGCTTTTAAGAAAATTGCGGCGTGCAGGAATGTTAAAGAATAAATTCTTGATACAGATATTGGTGCCCGCGGGAATATTTTCGGGGTATTGATCAATGACCGTAGAGCCTTCAATTTGTACAATGGTGCCTAGCTCATCTTCCACGCGTCTGCTACGCAATTCAACGTGCGCAATCGCTGCAATGGAGGCCATGGCCTCACCACGAAATCCCATTGTGCGGATAGCAAACAAGTCTTCTGCCTTTCTGATTTTTGAAGTAGCATGGCGCTCAAAACATAAACGCGCATCTGTGACACTCATGCCACAGCCATTGTCAATGACTTGGATGAGTGATTTTCCGGCGTCTTTTACGATCAGTTTAATCTGATCTGCTCCAGCATCAATAGCGTTCTCTACAAGTTCTTTCACTGCCGAGGCGGGTCGTTGTACAACTTCTCCAGCAGCGATCTGGTTGGCCACGGCATCCGGCAATAGTTGAATGATATCCGACGTCATAACGCGAAGTTACGAAAATGCTTTATTATCGCCGGATGACATTAGTCGAAAAATAAAGGTGGATATTGGTTTTCAAAATTGAAACGAGTAGAATGGAAAAAGTATTAGTTATAGTTATACATCCGGATTTGGAAAGTTCGGTAATAAATAAAAGATGGATTAGCGAGTTGCAACAATATCCCGATCGTTATCATATACATGATTTGTATCATCACTATCGAGATAGAATGATTGATGTAGA includes these proteins:
- the mutL gene encoding DNA mismatch repair endonuclease MutL, translating into MTSDIIQLLPDAVANQIAAGEVVQRPASAVKELVENAIDAGADQIKLIVKDAGKSLIQVIDNGCGMSVTDARLCFERHATSKIRKAEDLFAIRTMGFRGEAMASIAAIAHVELRSRRVEDELGTIVQIEGSTVIDQYPENIPAGTNICIKNLFFNIPARRNFLKSNAVEMRHIIDEFQRVALAHPEISFSLHSDGNEVFRLPKEVLKQRIVHLFGNSYNQRLVPVEEDTTILRVQGFVGKPEFAKKTRGEQFFFVNKRFVKDPYLNHAVMNAFEDILPSDSFPFYVLCIDIDPAKIDINVHPTKTEIKYEDEKSIYAILRSAVKRSLGRYNIAPTLDFNQETSFNHMISQKPLDEIQAPTITFNPSFNPFEAEGGGNATRTSTRSADYALGFEKKTAIPQNWDTLYQITEQDNAAQQLPLIPTQEEATAEKEEIKTGLVKQPFQLHNKYIVSQIHSGFMLIDQQAAHERILYEQFLEHLERQQGLSQQSLFPQTIELSNADAALMQDILPDIQSLGFQLRPFGKTTYIVDGIPADVGNHLDETKVIEQLLEDFKNNKDELKVSKRENLAKSLSRSAALKTGTPLDHTSMANLIDKLFACAVPNISLQGKPIIITFTLQELAERFAKTL